In Mycobacterium stomatepiae, the following are encoded in one genomic region:
- a CDS encoding alpha/beta fold hydrolase, whose translation MAEFESIWSDLQGVAFEQGYLDAGGVRTRYLRAGDPGKPVLVLLHGSGGHAEAYVRNLGAHAEHFWTWSIDMLGHGYTDKPRHPLEVGHYVEHLMALLRTVGVDRAYLSGESLGGWVAARTAVDHPDVVERLVLNTAGGSQADPVVMQRIITLSMAAAENPAWKTVQARIKWLMADKSKDYDDLVASRQRVYRQPGFVSAMSDIMALQDPEIRARNILGPAEYGSIVAPTLVLWTSDGPTADVTEGRRMASMIPGARFEVMPGCGHWPQYEDAKTFNQLHLDFLLGR comes from the coding sequence GTGGCCGAGTTCGAGAGCATCTGGAGCGATCTCCAGGGTGTCGCGTTTGAGCAGGGCTATCTCGACGCCGGGGGAGTCCGGACCCGCTACCTGCGCGCCGGTGATCCCGGCAAGCCGGTACTGGTGCTGCTGCATGGATCCGGCGGCCACGCCGAGGCGTACGTGCGCAATCTGGGCGCCCACGCCGAGCATTTCTGGACCTGGTCGATCGACATGCTCGGTCACGGATATACCGACAAGCCGCGCCACCCGCTGGAAGTCGGCCACTACGTCGAGCACCTGATGGCCCTGCTGCGCACCGTCGGCGTGGACCGCGCCTACCTCAGCGGCGAATCGCTCGGCGGGTGGGTGGCCGCGCGCACCGCGGTCGATCATCCGGATGTGGTTGAGCGACTGGTGCTTAACACCGCCGGTGGCTCCCAGGCCGATCCCGTGGTGATGCAACGGATCATCACGTTGTCCATGGCGGCCGCCGAGAACCCCGCCTGGAAAACGGTGCAAGCCCGCATCAAATGGCTGATGGCCGACAAGTCCAAGGACTACGACGATCTGGTCGCCAGCCGCCAACGGGTATACCGCCAACCGGGATTCGTCTCCGCGATGAGCGACATCATGGCGTTGCAGGACCCCGAGATTCGCGCCCGCAATATTCTGGGGCCGGCGGAGTACGGCTCGATCGTGGCGCCGACGCTGGTGCTGTGGACCAGTGACGGTCCCACCGCCGACGTGACCGAGGGACGCCGGATGGCGTCGATGATTCCGGGCGCGCGGTTCGAGGTGATGCCTGGCTGTGGCCACTGGCCGCAGTATGAGGACGCCAAGACCTTCAACCAGCTGCATCTCGATTTCCTGCTGGGACGCTAA
- a CDS encoding 3-carboxyethylcatechol 2,3-dioxygenase: MSHSPLLNLPGPSRDLLDDIEGAIAQARDFVHDYNPKLVVIFSPDHYNGFFYKAMPPFCIGLNANGVGDYGTQAGPLDVPTDLGLQCAEAVLDAGIDVAVSASMDVDHGTVQPLEKLFGDATARPVIPVFINAVAVPLGPLDRCRALGAAVGTYLATLDKRVLVIGSGGLSHSPPVPTLATAPDAVLERIVQGRPMTPEQRQARQVAVVEAAQAFAGGESDLQPLNPAWDHRFLEIIDAGRLDEFDLWSNAFVRYEGGTSAHEVRTWIAAFAALETAGEYETALRYYKPAEELISGFAIRTAMPA, translated from the coding sequence ATGTCCCACAGCCCGCTCCTGAATCTTCCGGGGCCATCGCGGGACCTGCTTGACGACATCGAAGGCGCCATCGCGCAGGCTCGGGATTTCGTTCACGATTACAACCCCAAACTGGTCGTCATCTTTTCTCCGGATCACTACAACGGATTCTTCTACAAGGCGATGCCGCCGTTCTGTATCGGACTGAACGCCAATGGAGTTGGCGATTACGGAACCCAGGCCGGTCCGCTCGACGTCCCGACCGATCTGGGCCTGCAGTGCGCCGAGGCCGTCCTCGACGCGGGCATCGACGTGGCGGTATCGGCCAGCATGGACGTGGACCATGGGACCGTCCAGCCGCTGGAGAAGCTATTCGGGGACGCGACGGCGCGTCCCGTGATACCGGTCTTCATCAATGCGGTGGCGGTGCCGCTGGGACCGCTGGATCGATGCCGCGCGTTGGGCGCGGCGGTCGGAACCTATCTGGCGACGCTGGATAAGCGGGTCCTGGTGATCGGGTCCGGTGGACTCTCGCACAGCCCACCGGTGCCGACGCTGGCGACCGCGCCGGACGCGGTGCTGGAACGCATCGTGCAGGGCCGGCCGATGACGCCCGAGCAGCGGCAAGCCCGCCAGGTTGCTGTCGTCGAGGCGGCCCAGGCGTTTGCCGGGGGCGAAAGTGATCTGCAACCGCTCAATCCCGCGTGGGACCACCGCTTCTTGGAGATCATCGACGCCGGCCGGCTCGATGAGTTCGACCTCTGGTCGAACGCGTTCGTGCGCTACGAGGGCGGCACCTCCGCGCACGAAGTCCGCACCTGGATCGCGGCGTTCGCCGCGCTGGAAACCGCGGGCGAATACGAGACGGCGTTGCGGTACTACAAACCGGCCGAGGAACTGATCTCCGGATTCGCGATCAGGACGGCGATGCCGGCATGA
- a CDS encoding LLM class flavin-dependent oxidoreductase — protein sequence MKISLFYEFALPRPWAPDDEREVLQDALDEVEAADRAGFSTVWLTEHHFLEEYCHSTAPEIFLAAASQRTKNIRLGFGIMHLLPAVNHPARVAERVATIDLLSNGRVEFGTGEGSSVGELGGFDVDPADKRAQWEESLEVAIRCMIEEPFTGFKGEQIRMPPRNVIPKPLQKPHPPVWVACTRPASVQMAAQKAIGALSFAYTGPGPLKERVNGYYQEFEEKGVPITPQINPNILAIGGGLSMMVAKTEEQALQRLGQGGGFFSFGIMHYYLTGMHTPGRTGVWKRYLEEVEKDPTLAYGPGRGAIGTPDTVREFLRGYEESGVDEIILLLNPRSHEGTMESIELMGKEVLPEFIERDEKAVAVKAKRLAPVIEKVEARREKSSAPLFDETYAFGGLPAGRDKFTASEIPEAMAEINEGRVQAARRAKEEQNKK from the coding sequence ATGAAAATTTCACTGTTCTACGAGTTCGCTCTGCCGCGGCCGTGGGCACCGGATGATGAGCGGGAGGTGCTGCAGGACGCGCTGGACGAAGTGGAGGCTGCCGACAGGGCGGGGTTCTCCACCGTGTGGCTGACCGAGCACCACTTCCTCGAGGAGTACTGCCATTCCACCGCGCCGGAGATATTTCTCGCCGCGGCCAGCCAGCGCACCAAGAACATCCGGCTCGGCTTCGGCATCATGCATCTACTGCCCGCCGTCAACCACCCGGCCCGGGTGGCCGAGCGCGTCGCGACCATCGATTTGCTCTCCAACGGGCGTGTCGAATTCGGCACCGGCGAAGGTTCCTCCGTCGGTGAACTCGGCGGCTTTGATGTCGACCCCGCCGACAAGCGCGCGCAGTGGGAGGAGTCGCTCGAGGTCGCGATCCGGTGCATGATCGAGGAGCCGTTCACGGGTTTCAAAGGTGAGCAAATCCGAATGCCGCCTCGTAACGTAATCCCTAAGCCGTTGCAGAAGCCGCATCCCCCGGTCTGGGTCGCCTGCACCAGGCCGGCCAGCGTGCAGATGGCAGCCCAAAAGGCCATCGGTGCACTGAGTTTCGCCTACACCGGTCCCGGGCCCCTGAAAGAGCGGGTCAACGGCTACTACCAGGAGTTCGAGGAGAAGGGCGTGCCCATCACGCCGCAGATCAACCCCAACATCCTGGCTATCGGCGGCGGCCTGTCGATGATGGTCGCCAAGACCGAAGAACAGGCGTTGCAGCGTCTGGGCCAGGGCGGGGGATTCTTCTCGTTCGGCATCATGCACTACTACCTGACTGGGATGCACACCCCGGGCCGCACCGGGGTATGGAAGCGTTACCTCGAGGAGGTCGAGAAGGATCCGACGCTGGCCTACGGTCCCGGGCGCGGCGCGATCGGCACTCCGGACACCGTGCGCGAGTTCTTGCGCGGCTACGAGGAGAGCGGTGTCGACGAGATCATCCTGTTGCTCAACCCCCGCAGCCACGAGGGCACCATGGAATCCATCGAGCTGATGGGCAAAGAGGTGCTGCCCGAATTCATCGAACGTGACGAAAAGGCGGTCGCCGTCAAAGCCAAGCGGCTGGCACCGGTCATCGAGAAGGTCGAGGCGCGCCGCGAGAAGTCGAGCGCGCCGCTGTTCGACGAGACCTATGCTTTCGGGGGCCTGCCCGCCGGGCGCGATAAATTCACCGCCAGCGAGATCCCCGAGGCCATGGCCGAGATCAACGAGGGCCGCGTCCAGGCGGCGCGGCGCGCCAAGGAAGAGCAGAACAAGAAGTAG
- a CDS encoding alpha/beta fold hydrolase: MLVDGLTTGYLEAGEGEPVVLLHGGEFGASAELGWERNISALAAHYRALAPDMLGYGNSAKVIDFVDGRGMRIRHVVRFCELVGVDSAHFAGNSMGAINLLNDTTSEAPRLPVRSLAIICGGAEIQQNKHFEALQEYDASLPGMRRIVEALFHDPRYPADEEYVGRRYESSTAPGAWEAVAAARFRRPGSSRPATPSATRAYERIRVPTLVIEGGQDKLLPPGWAAEIAKQIDGARSVVVAGAGHCPQIEQPSTVNDLLVEFLAS; the protein is encoded by the coding sequence ATGCTGGTGGACGGCCTGACCACCGGTTACCTGGAGGCCGGCGAGGGCGAGCCGGTGGTGCTGCTGCACGGCGGCGAGTTCGGCGCCAGCGCCGAACTTGGTTGGGAGCGCAACATTTCGGCGTTGGCCGCACACTACCGGGCGCTGGCACCCGACATGCTCGGGTATGGAAATTCGGCGAAGGTGATCGACTTCGTCGACGGCCGCGGGATGCGGATACGGCATGTGGTCCGCTTCTGCGAGCTTGTTGGTGTCGATTCGGCGCACTTCGCCGGCAACTCGATGGGCGCCATCAACCTGCTCAACGACACCACGTCGGAGGCGCCGCGGCTGCCGGTGCGCAGCTTGGCGATCATCTGCGGGGGTGCAGAGATCCAGCAGAACAAGCACTTTGAGGCGCTCCAGGAGTACGACGCCAGCCTGCCGGGCATGCGCCGCATCGTCGAGGCCCTGTTTCACGACCCCCGCTATCCGGCCGACGAGGAATATGTGGGCCGCCGCTACGAATCGAGCACCGCGCCCGGCGCCTGGGAGGCGGTGGCCGCCGCCCGGTTCCGCCGGCCCGGTTCGTCGCGACCCGCGACCCCGTCGGCCACCCGGGCCTACGAACGCATCCGGGTGCCGACGCTGGTGATCGAGGGGGGACAGGACAAGCTGCTGCCGCCGGGCTGGGCCGCCGAGATCGCCAAGCAGATCGACGGTGCCCGGTCGGTGGTCGTCGCCGGCGCCGGTCATTGCCCGCAGATCGAGCAGCCGTCGACGGTCAACGACCTGCTGGTGGAATTTCTGGCTTCTTAG
- a CDS encoding IclR family transcriptional regulator: MTGSGTGSQTLARGLTALQMVADSPTGLTVQQLAEQVGVHRTIAYRLLSTLVQFRLVAKGEDGRYRPAAGLAVLGASFDRNVRQLSLPTLRALADELGTTVSLLVAEGDQQVAVAVIVPTHVAYQLSFHEGSRYPLERGAAGIALLASLPPRPGERDLVSRARERGWVSTYGEIEPNTYGLAVAVHRPAPSPPTCINLISHREDVVLRGRDAAVKAAKQLSELLS; this comes from the coding sequence GTGACGGGTTCGGGTACCGGCTCGCAAACGCTGGCCAGGGGACTCACCGCCCTGCAAATGGTGGCGGATTCCCCGACGGGACTGACCGTCCAGCAGCTGGCTGAACAGGTCGGGGTGCACCGGACCATCGCCTATCGCCTGCTGTCGACGCTGGTCCAATTCCGCTTGGTAGCCAAGGGAGAAGACGGGCGATACCGGCCGGCCGCCGGCCTCGCGGTGCTCGGCGCCTCGTTTGACCGCAATGTGCGCCAACTGAGTCTGCCGACGCTGCGCGCCCTGGCCGACGAACTGGGCACCACCGTGTCATTGCTCGTCGCCGAGGGCGATCAGCAGGTGGCCGTCGCGGTGATCGTGCCGACCCACGTCGCCTACCAGCTGTCCTTCCATGAGGGCAGCCGGTACCCGCTGGAGCGCGGCGCCGCCGGAATCGCGCTGCTCGCAAGCCTGCCCCCACGCCCGGGTGAACGGGACCTGGTGTCCCGCGCGCGCGAGCGCGGCTGGGTGAGCACCTATGGCGAGATCGAACCGAACACGTACGGCCTGGCCGTGGCCGTCCACCGCCCGGCGCCGTCGCCGCCGACGTGCATCAACCTCATCTCCCATCGGGAAGACGTGGTGCTACGTGGCAGGGATGCGGCCGTCAAAGCCGCGAAGCAGTTGTCCGAGCTGCTGAGCTGA
- a CDS encoding cyclase family protein: protein MADLTDFRRVAKDVSNWGRWGDDDELGTLNFITTEKAAQAASLVKHGKVFPLGVDFGSSGPQGAFEYRHNPVHVMTIDGGDAKTLAQYGPGWSSNPVAKQLSSYMNDDNPFRFNDDLIIMPLQAASQWDALSHVYYDDQLYNGFPADSVTSLGAVHCGIDKVDGKGITSRGVLLDLVRHRGAEVFLEQGNPITPEELDEVARAQGVRIERGDIVLIRTGWWTRFAQTGNKTQAFSGLDWSCASWLHDHEVAAVAADNLQVEDLVSGVDGVFLPLHLLCLRDMGMMFGEYWDLTALAQDCAADGVYEFQLVAPPLRVVGAVGSPVNPIAIK from the coding sequence GTGGCAGACTTGACCGACTTCCGCCGGGTCGCGAAGGACGTCTCCAACTGGGGACGGTGGGGGGACGACGACGAACTGGGAACGCTGAACTTCATCACCACCGAGAAGGCGGCTCAGGCGGCGAGCCTGGTCAAGCACGGCAAGGTGTTTCCGCTCGGCGTCGACTTCGGTTCGTCCGGGCCACAGGGCGCCTTTGAATATCGGCATAATCCCGTACACGTCATGACCATCGACGGTGGCGACGCGAAGACGCTGGCCCAGTACGGACCGGGCTGGTCGAGCAACCCGGTGGCCAAGCAGCTCAGCAGTTACATGAACGACGACAATCCGTTCCGCTTCAACGACGACCTGATCATCATGCCGTTACAAGCGGCCAGCCAGTGGGATGCGCTGTCGCACGTCTACTACGACGACCAGCTCTACAACGGCTTTCCGGCGGATTCGGTGACCAGCTTGGGCGCGGTGCATTGCGGTATCGACAAGGTAGACGGCAAGGGCATTACCTCGCGCGGGGTGCTGCTGGACCTGGTCCGCCATCGCGGCGCGGAAGTCTTTCTCGAGCAGGGTAATCCGATCACGCCCGAAGAACTCGACGAGGTCGCGCGCGCCCAGGGCGTGCGGATCGAACGCGGCGACATCGTGCTGATCCGGACCGGCTGGTGGACGAGGTTCGCACAGACCGGCAACAAGACGCAGGCCTTCTCCGGGCTGGACTGGAGCTGCGCCTCGTGGTTGCACGACCACGAGGTTGCCGCCGTCGCGGCCGACAATCTTCAGGTCGAAGATCTGGTGTCCGGAGTCGACGGCGTCTTCCTGCCCCTGCACCTGCTCTGCCTGCGCGACATGGGCATGATGTTCGGCGAGTACTGGGATCTCACCGCGTTGGCGCAGGATTGCGCCGCCGACGGCGTCTACGAGTTCCAGCTTGTCGCCCCGCCCCTGCGGGTGGTCGGCGCGGTCGGTTCCCCGGTCAACCCGATCGCGATCAAGTGA
- a CDS encoding coniferyl-alcohol dehydrogenase, with protein MVAIDDLWRYLGYQGRRAVVTGCASGIGEHVVRQLTELGARVVGLDKRRPPLEVNEFHEVDLADPESIDRAVATIGGRVDALFNVAGVSSGIGNPSLVATINFLGLRQFTEALVPTMAPGSSIVSVSSLAAAAYRDHAAAVAPLLNTTTMQEGIEWCHDNPDALGNGYQLSKEAIIFYTMRSATPLGAKGIRINCSGPGVTETPILDQLRTAYGQGFLDDIPKPLGRVSEPAEQAAVLLFLNSEAASYITGQIIWVDGGNVGAAIAGELLNG; from the coding sequence GTGGTCGCGATCGACGATTTGTGGCGATACCTCGGCTATCAAGGCCGCCGCGCCGTGGTCACCGGGTGTGCGTCGGGCATCGGCGAACACGTGGTGCGGCAGCTCACCGAACTCGGGGCGCGGGTCGTCGGGCTGGACAAGCGCCGACCACCGTTGGAGGTCAACGAGTTTCACGAGGTCGACCTCGCCGACCCCGAGTCCATCGACCGCGCGGTAGCGACCATCGGCGGACGGGTCGACGCGCTGTTCAACGTCGCCGGCGTCTCCTCCGGGATCGGTAACCCGTCGCTGGTGGCCACGATCAACTTCCTGGGTCTGCGGCAGTTCACCGAGGCGCTGGTCCCCACGATGGCGCCGGGGTCTTCGATCGTGAGCGTGTCCTCGCTCGCGGCGGCCGCCTATCGGGACCACGCGGCGGCGGTGGCGCCGCTGCTGAATACCACGACGATGCAAGAGGGCATCGAGTGGTGCCACGATAATCCCGACGCGTTGGGCAACGGCTACCAACTGTCCAAGGAAGCGATCATCTTCTACACCATGCGCAGCGCCACACCGCTGGGCGCCAAGGGTATTCGCATCAACTGCTCCGGACCCGGCGTCACCGAGACGCCGATTCTCGACCAGCTGCGCACGGCGTACGGGCAGGGCTTCCTCGACGACATCCCGAAGCCGCTGGGCCGGGTTTCCGAACCCGCCGAGCAGGCCGCGGTGCTGCTCTTCTTGAATAGTGAGGCAGCCAGCTACATCACGGGACAGATCATCTGGGTCGACGGTGGAAACGTGGGCGCCGCGATCGCTGGTGAACTCTTAAACGGATAG
- a CDS encoding FAD-binding protein produces the protein MNGFDHVVDVLIVGSGGGGMAAALTARASGLDALVIEKASFFGGSTALSGGGIWVPGAPAQRREGCSPDPEGVVEYLLTITEGLVSEARIRQYVESAPKMLEFLEGLSGWFEFVWKPDYADYYPELPGASKLGSTINVPAIDLRKLGVDERLMLKPLALAPRGIWLGPKDLRTFYRIRQWWAGKGVLLKLVWRMFKARAFNERMAAIGQSLVARLRLAMRENGIPLWLDAPMTELITDADGSVTGVVLERDGAKQRIGARRGVILASGGFDHDLARRKEQLPEVDQDWSFGNPVAMGDGIRAGEKIGAATDLLDEAWWFPAIQWPDGRMQFMLNERMMPSQFIVNGDGKRFINEAAPYMDFGHAMVDGQRSGVTHIPCCLITDHRSWNRYVVGGHLPLPKIPGAPVPTGRKVPAAWLESGVVKSATTWDEMATKIDVPAAELRSTAARFNELARRGHDDDFNRGDSVYDNYYGDPTLPNPNLYPLGDPPYYAFRIVLGDLGTSGGLLTDEYARVLRPDGAIVPGLYAVGNTSAPVMGRSYAGAGATIGPAMTFGFVAAKHLASQD, from the coding sequence ATGAACGGCTTCGATCATGTGGTCGACGTGCTGATCGTCGGGTCCGGCGGTGGCGGCATGGCTGCCGCCCTGACCGCGCGCGCGTCCGGGCTCGACGCGCTGGTGATCGAAAAGGCGTCCTTTTTCGGCGGTTCCACCGCCTTGTCGGGTGGCGGCATCTGGGTACCCGGGGCGCCCGCACAACGCCGGGAGGGCTGCTCCCCAGATCCCGAGGGCGTGGTCGAATACCTACTCACGATCACCGAGGGTCTAGTCAGCGAGGCACGCATCCGGCAGTACGTCGAGTCCGCGCCGAAAATGCTCGAGTTCCTCGAAGGGCTTTCCGGATGGTTCGAGTTCGTCTGGAAGCCCGACTATGCCGACTACTACCCGGAATTGCCGGGTGCCTCCAAGCTGGGCAGCACGATCAACGTGCCGGCCATCGATCTGCGGAAGCTCGGTGTCGACGAGCGGCTGATGCTCAAACCGCTGGCACTTGCTCCCCGGGGAATCTGGCTGGGGCCCAAGGATCTTCGGACCTTCTACCGGATCAGGCAGTGGTGGGCCGGCAAGGGTGTGCTGCTGAAGCTGGTCTGGCGGATGTTCAAGGCGCGCGCCTTCAACGAGCGGATGGCCGCGATCGGCCAGTCGCTGGTCGCACGGTTGCGGCTGGCGATGCGGGAGAACGGCATTCCGCTGTGGCTGGACGCGCCGATGACCGAGTTGATCACCGATGCCGACGGATCGGTCACCGGAGTGGTGCTCGAGCGCGACGGTGCCAAGCAACGCATCGGTGCGCGCCGCGGCGTCATCCTGGCTTCCGGGGGTTTCGACCACGACCTTGCCCGGCGTAAGGAACAGCTACCCGAGGTGGACCAGGACTGGAGCTTCGGCAATCCCGTCGCGATGGGCGACGGCATCAGGGCCGGCGAAAAGATAGGCGCCGCAACCGACCTACTCGACGAGGCGTGGTGGTTTCCGGCCATTCAATGGCCGGACGGCCGAATGCAATTCATGCTCAACGAGCGGATGATGCCCTCGCAGTTCATTGTCAACGGCGACGGTAAGCGTTTCATCAACGAGGCCGCCCCGTACATGGATTTCGGCCACGCCATGGTCGACGGGCAGAGATCCGGTGTCACCCACATCCCGTGCTGCCTGATCACCGATCACCGGTCGTGGAATCGCTACGTCGTCGGCGGCCACCTGCCGCTGCCGAAGATTCCCGGTGCACCGGTGCCGACTGGGCGCAAGGTCCCCGCGGCCTGGCTGGAGTCTGGCGTGGTCAAATCTGCGACCACCTGGGACGAAATGGCCACCAAGATCGATGTCCCGGCAGCCGAACTTCGCTCCACCGCAGCTCGTTTCAACGAGCTCGCGCGCCGGGGTCACGATGACGACTTCAACCGAGGAGACAGCGTCTACGACAACTACTACGGCGATCCGACCCTGCCGAACCCCAATCTGTATCCGTTGGGTGACCCGCCCTACTACGCGTTCCGCATCGTTCTCGGCGACCTCGGGACGTCGGGCGGTCTACTGACCGACGAATACGCCCGCGTGCTGCGGCCCGACGGTGCGATCGTGCCGGGGTTGTACGCGGTGGGTAACACCTCAGCGCCGGTGATGGGCCGCAGCTATGCGGGCGCCGGGGCGACCATCGGGCCCGCGATGACTTTCGGCTTTGTCGCCGCGAAACACCTTGCCAGCCAAGACTAG